The DNA region GTCGCCCCGCCGGGCCACCTCGAAGTTCGCCGGCGTTCAGGGGGCGTTACAGCGTCCCGTCGTCCGGGAGTCCGAGTACCTCTCGTCGATCACATGGCCGGTGGACGACCGCCCCGTCACGGTGCGGAGCACGTTCATCGGTGGTGAGGCGAGCGTCCGCGGCATGGGCGGGCACCTGTTCGTGCTCGCCACCCCCTTGCGCGTCCCCGCGTGGGCGATGCACGACGTCGAGGTCCGCCAGCGCCGTCGGCAGGGCGACTGGGACGAGCGCTTCAAGCGCGTCGAGTCCGGCATCCCCGTGCGCGAGGGCTGGGCGACCGACCCGCTTCGCGCGGCGATTGCGCACTTCTTCGATCATCCGCTGGCGGTCGGCACCCTGCGCACCGACCGCGGTGAGTTGCAGCACGTGGCGTCGTGGTCGGCAGTCGGCGACACGCGCGATCCGGCCGCGGTGCGCGACCTGCTGACCAGGTTCGCGGGCGTGGCCGTCGCCTTCGATCGTGCGGCCGTCCGTCCCCACCCGATGGCGTGAGCGCATCGGCGACGCAGCAGGCGTCGGGCTAGCTGTTGACCTGGTCGGCGTCGGCCAGGTGCTCCGCCATCACGTGGTCGAAGCACTCGGGGCAGATCCCGTGGCTGAAGCGGGTGGCGGTGTGCCGGGCGATGTAGCTCTCGACGCTGTGCCAGTAGTTCTCGTCGTCTCGCACCTTGCGGCAGTAGGAGCAGAGCGGCAGGAAGTCACGCAACGTCTTCACCTCGGTGACCGCCGCCTGCAGATCGGCCAGCAAGCGCTCGCGCTCGGCTTCGGCGGCCTTGCGTTCGGTGATGTCGCGGGCGATCGAGTAGATGACGCGCCGCTCCATGTCGGGCCGGGCGTTCCACAGCAGCCAGCGGTACGAGCCGTCCTTGCAGCGATAGCGGTTCTCGAAGGCGCGGGCCTGGTTGCCTGAGCGGACGAGGCGCTGCTGCTCGAGCGTCCGTTCGCGGTCATCCGGGTGGATGAACTCCGCCAGGGGACGGCTCATGAGTTCCTCCAGCGTGTAGCCGAGCGTCACTTCCCAGGCCGGATTCAGGCGC from Luteitalea sp. TBR-22 includes:
- a CDS encoding PAS domain S-box protein; this translates as MNDHPAPGAPSLVLPAFTPPAVAGDEADHRFFELSLDLLCFADFSGYFRRLNPAWEVTLGYTLEELMSRPLAEFIHPDDRERTLEQQRLVRSGNQARAFENRYRCKDGSYRWLLWNARPDMERRVIYSIARDITERKAAEAERERLLADLQAAVTEVKTLRDFLPLCSYCRKVRDDENYWHSVESYIARHTATRFSHGICPECFDHVMAEHLADADQVNS